CAACGACGGCCCAGGTTTTCTGGAAAGGCCCGCAGCTCGTAGAATTGATCGGCTCCCGGCAGACGCACCGCCCGCCCCCGCACACGCTGGGTGGCCGCCATGCGAATGACGACCTCCTGCAGGTTAATGGCCGGATGTACATTGTTGACAGTAGGTTCCTGCAAGAAGGTGAACATCGGCTGATCCGCCGTCATCGGAGCCAAATTGTCGGCCAGTAAGTTGACTGCTCCGGTATTGGGAGGAGCCAGCCCTGGCACGGTCACCGCAGGGACATAGTTGTAGTTGGCTGCGCCAGGAACGTTGCTCGGCATAGGACGTCCTGCTCCTGGCAGTGGCTGCGGTGGCAGATTGGACGGCAGTCCTGCTGGATAATTGGCCCGGAACTCGGCCAGCACCCAGGTGTTGGCATCGTCAGGGCCAGCTCCAGGGTTATTGGCAGAATTACTGACGTTCCCAGCCACCCACACCGAGCGCTGAACGGGATAGTAAGCAAAGAAGCGGTAGCATCCCTCTGTAACGCTTCCTGTACAGCCGGCACTCCGGTTCTCAGGCGGCAAAATTAGGGCCAGCAGATGCCCACCGTTGACGGCCGAGCCACTCACCGTGTCCAGTGCCCAGTTACCGTTTCCGGTGAGCGGGTTGGTCCGCAGTGTGCCTGTCCCCAGAGGAAAAGCGCCCCGGTCAGGCGTGTAAACGTACCAGGCTTCCCGGATACGGCTGGCCAGCAATTGTTCTACGTTCAATACGTCTTGCTGCAACTCGGCACGGGTATTCACCTGAACAGCTCCATCTGAAGTCGAGCCGAAAAAGGTCGTGATCGCAATCAGTACGATCCCCATAATCGCCATGCTGATCAGCAGTTCGACCAGGGTCAGTCCCTGCAAACGTTTGGTGTTCATTGGGGCCTCAGTAGGTCAAGCACCAGCCGGGTGCTTTGGCCATTTTGGGTGGTGGTCACGGTGACGCGCCGCATCGGAGGCGCTGGCGGAATGGTCCCCAAAGCAGTGAGGGCTGGACAGCTGGTGCTCACGGTTGTCCTGGCTCCTGCAAGGGTGAGCGGTTGTGCCCGGCTATCGAGCGACTGAATGGCAATCTGATAACCGCTTGCCGGCAGGCTGCTGACACAGGCCAGGTCGTAGTATCCCTGCTGGTTCCAAGACGCTTTGACCGTCTCCAGAATGCGCTGGGCGTCGGTGGTGGTGCTCAGCCGCCGCTGGCTGTTGCCCGTATCGCCCAGGAGGCCCACAATCGTCGAGGAAAGAACAGCGGCCAGGACAGCGAAGATAGCCAGTGCCACCAATAATTCGACCAGGGTAAAGCCCCGCTGACGATGTCGTGTCTGTATGCGC
The sequence above is a segment of the Deinococcus radiophilus genome. Coding sequences within it:
- a CDS encoding PilW family protein — its product is MNTKRLQGLTLVELLISMAIMGIVLIAITTFFGSTSDGAVQVNTRAELQQDVLNVEQLLASRIREAWYVYTPDRGAFPLGTGTLRTNPLTGNGNWALDTVSGSAVNGGHLLALILPPENRSAGCTGSVTEGCYRFFAYYPVQRSVWVAGNVSNSANNPGAGPDDANTWVLAEFRANYPAGLPSNLPPQPLPGAGRPMPSNVPGAANYNYVPAVTVPGLAPPNTGAVNLLADNLAPMTADQPMFTFLQEPTVNNVHPAINLQEVVIRMAATQRVRGRAVRLPGADQFYELRAFPENLGRR
- a CDS encoding PulJ/GspJ family protein; protein product: MNSAGMKAMGERIQTRHRQRGFTLVELLVALAIFAVLAAVLSSTIVGLLGDTGNSQRRLSTTTDAQRILETVKASWNQQGYYDLACVSSLPASGYQIAIQSLDSRAQPLTLAGARTTVSTSCPALTALGTIPPAPPMRRVTVTTTQNGQSTRLVLDLLRPQ